The following are encoded together in the Daphnia magna isolate NIES linkage group LG8, ASM2063170v1.1, whole genome shotgun sequence genome:
- the LOC116929234 gene encoding ninein isoform X5, with translation MEVPEKNSNFHIEDHHSPPSLNESEEDYLRTTWGKLGVGQDGYLDQSQLALVCECIGMEKLSDEVIAQLFDKLDLDHDGRISFGEFLHLFQNVRPGKGDGPIESENYEPNNWGIGSSNRNNGSSVRSEMLMMPSQSTMALFSNIDPAGTGFATYDATVECLRSLGVVHASSLLDALSFRHHPSKRLCLRELVCALQEEMNAGLENGLLANSGPSGAALHAGVLLIQHELSSVRLTVEHASRECEKLRSDLQEANQRSSLLAQEVDENHAKQETIRRTQFKQLEQRHADQLRLVQEVAQADRDQLVSQLQRDLDKRQQQLLQTKEEESRLKESMQTMSEDNARLSAENANLTEKLASSERANGRLIQELDGVSLMAELESRCEALEESQRHSLTEQLSRMSAENLQLRDRTDELSAEIELLRGQLAAARTECVGLGPAWRSEPTMSGAVKRRNGEEEELGVEDHAGKVRKKEAGTGHCSSEESPRPLSDNQNGWKEGGNNVSNDQSLAAQLQEVKHQTSSGPVVNTGASTIKEQLKRVFEKLRLQIVEEFLEGNDSVATLQNQYRNVLLQQEERHAEEKRSLFESHLLKFSALEAQLAETQIRNEDLVQLQTVSSNLKQPVVMEAEHEMELKEVRQQLKRVHSKDSKQEEYENLTEALADLDAALEKELSRDCEHDSTLPEESSTKVEELEKQCKTLENELDSVKVEIVKILIDNEELRLKVRRQQEELEMEQKEAEERMEEKVEFETALLQQRIKQLVRDLEDEKQRNQVEKNALEEDRRDLESRLDMLRTEFDRLDDYWQAKLEEEREIYDQERDSTDEKFRSLELKIKEYEELLGQGDTSSTSSLSTIEERANWEKQLNDLEEESEAQIKQIAQLEAQLEQMQNEKELETIRCRQEADQLTADLQSTKLLLAEAIEREEKLIIKLENLRELLPASKSPPSPHSNRPLSPTPKPGILPPGYSPLKSRGWAKNQRSPASLSPCKSFESTIDGVVDGRQLRRSPSLNSGTSEPHRASRVDISVFQSLNCRLKQQEQRCRELYYALQCQKLRTEQILFDTKAQHHAEITTLETMMKTSEDALRQMSLQHKQTKDKLAASDMLIMELYTENSRLLQTLHLQNLSHSTASGLSM, from the exons ATGGAAGTACcagaaaaaaatagcaattttcACATTGAAGACCACCATTCTCCCCCATCTTTAAATGAAAGTGAAGAAGATTACTTGAGAACGACATGGGGAAAGCTTGGTGTTGGCCAAGATGGCTATCTAGATCAATCTCAATTAGCACTTGTGTGTGAATGTATCGGAATGGAGAAACTGTCAGATGAG GTGATTGCACAGCTCTTTGATAAACTTGACCTCGACCACGATGGTCGTATCAGCTTTGGCGAATTTCTGCATCTTTTCCAAAATGTGAGACCCGGGAAAGGGGATGGACCTATAGAATCCGAA AACTACGAGCCAAATAACTGGGGGATCGGATCTTCCAATCGGAATAACGGGTCGTCAGTACGTTCCGAAATGCTCATGATGCCTTCGCAGTCGACAATGGCTTTATTCTCCAATATTGATCCAGCTGGAACGGG ATTTGCAACTTACGATGCCACAGTTGAATGCCTCCGTTCCCTGGGCGTTGTTCACGCGTCGTCCCTCCTGGATGCTCTTAGCTTCCGCCATCATCCGTCCAAAAGACTTTGCCTTCGCGAACTCGTCTGCGCTCTCCAAGAAGAAATGAATGCCGGATTGGAGAATGGTTTGCTGGCCAACAGCGGACCGAGTGGCGCTGCCTTGCACGCGGGAGTCTTACTCATACAACACGAACTCTCCTCTGTTCG CCTGACAGTGGAACACGCCAGCCGCGAGTGCGAGAAACTCCGAAGTGACCTACAGGAGGCTAACCAGAGGTCGTCCTTACTGGCCCAAGAAGTTGACGAGAACCACGCCAAACAGGAGACGATCCGACGGACACAGTTCAA GCAGTTGGAGCAGCGACACGCCGATCAGCTGCGTTTGGTTCAAGAGGTTGCTCAGGCCGATCGCGATCAGCTGGTGAGTCAGCTCCAACGAGACTTGGACAAACGGCAACAACAGCTGCTTCAAACGAAGGAAGAGGAATCACGACTCAAAGAGTCGATGCAAACGATGAGCGAG GATAACGCGAGATTGTCGGCCGAAAACGCAAATCTGACGGAAAAACTTGCTAGTTCCGAAAGGGCCAACGGTCGTCTCATCCAGGAGCTGGACGGTGTTTCCTTG ATGGCCGAATTAGAGTCACGCTGTGAAGCTTTGGAAGAAAGCCAACGCCATTCCCTCACTGAACAGTTAAGCAGAATGTCAGCCGAGAACCTTCAGCTACGTGACCGCACCGATGAGCTCTCAGCTGAAATCGAATTACTTCGGGGACAGTTGGCAGCCgcaag GACCGAGTGTGTCGGATTAGGTCCAGCATGGCGTTCAGAGCCGACAATGTCTGGTGCGGTCAAACGACGCAACGGCGAAGAGGAAGAATTGGGAGTGGAAGATCATGCGGGCAAAGTCCGCAAGAAGGAGGCGGGAACGGGACACTGCAGTTCAGAGGAATCGCCCCGTCCATTATCTGACAATCAA AACGGATGGAAAGAAGGGGGAAACAATGTGAGTAACGATCAGAGTTTGGCAGCCCAATTGCAAGAAGTCAAGCATCAAACGTCGTCTGGGCCTGTCGTTAACACTGGAGCATCTACCATTAAAGAACAGCTGAAACGTGTCTTTGAAAAATTGCGTCTCCAAATAGTCGAAGAATTCCTAGAG GGAAACGACAGTGTGGCCACCCTGCAGAACCAGTATCGCAACGTATTGCTCCAGCAAGAGGAAAGACACGCGGAGGAGAAACGCAGTTTGTTCGAGTCACACCTGCTCAAATTCTCGGCCCTCGAAGCTCAATTGGCCGAAACGCAAATTAGGAACGAGGATCTAGTTCAACTTCAAACAGTAAGTTCAAACTTAAAACAACCTGTT GTCATGGAAGCTGAACATGAAATGGAATTGAAGGAGGTGCGCCAGCAGCTCAAACGCGTCCATTCCAAGGACTCCAAACAGGAAGAATAC GAGAACCTAACCGAGGCCCTGGCCGATTTGGATGCCGCACTTGAGAAAGAATTGAGCCGGGATTGCGAACACGACTCGACACTGCCGGAAGAAAGTTCCACCAAAGTCGAAGAATTGGAGAAACAGTGCAAAACGCTGGAAAACGAACTCGACTCCGTTAAAG TTGAGATTGTGAAGATATTGATCGATAACGAAGAGCTGCGCCTTAAGGTCAGGCGTCAGCAGGAGGAATTGGAAATGGAGCAAAAAGAGGCGGAAGAGCGAATGGAAGAGAAGGTCGAATTTGAAACGGCATTACTTCAACAGCGAATCAAGCAGCTAGTTCGTGACCTCGAAGATGAGAAACAGAGAAATCAGGTGGAGAAAAATGCATTAGAGGAAGATCGACGTGATTTAGAGTCCCGATTGGATATGCTCCGAACGGAATTCGATCGACTTGATGACTACTGGCAG GCAAAgttagaagaagaaagagaaatctACGATCAGGAAAGAGATTCGACGGACGAGAAGTTTAGATCACTCGAGCTGAAAATCAAAG AATACGAGGAGCTACTCGGACAGGGTGATACATCGAGCACGAGTAGCCTTTCGACCATAGAAGAGAGAGCCAATTGGGAAAAGCAGCTGAACGATTTAGAGGAAGAAAGCGAAGctcaaatcaaacaaattgCTCAGCTCGAAGCGCAGCTAGAACAAATGcagaatgaaaaagaattagaaaCGATCAGGTGCCGACAAGAAGCTGATCAGCTGACGGCCGATCTTCAATCGACGAAATTGCTGTTGGCCGAAGCGATTGAACGAGAGGAAAAGTTAATAAtcaaattggaaaatttgcgGGAATTGCTGCCTGCATCCAAGTCACCTCCAAGTCCTCATTCAAACCGACCTCTGTCACCGACTCCCAAGCCGGGCATCTTACCTCCGGGCTATTCTCCATTGAAAAGCAGAGGCTGGGCCAAGAATCAACGGTCACCAGCATCCCTGTCACCTTGCAAGTCTTTCGAATCTACTATAGATGGCGTCGTCGATGGTAGACAG TTGAGGAGATCTCCATCATTAAACAGCGGAACATCTGAGCCTCATCGAGCTTCACGTGTCGATATAAGCGTTTTCCAATCTCTCAACTGTCGTTTGAAGCAGCAGGAGCAGCGTTGCAGGGAACTCTACTACGCCCTGCAGTGCCAAAAACTTCGTACAGAACAAATCTTGTTTG ataCCAAAGCTCAACACCATGCAGAGATAACTACCCTTGAGACGATGATGAAGACTTCTGAAGATGCATTACGTCAGATGTCGCTTCAACATAAACAAACG AAGGACAAATTGGCCGCCTCTGACATGCTTATCATGGAGCTTTACACGGAGAATTCTCGACTCTTGCAAACTTTACATTTGCAAAACCTGTCCCACAGTACGGCATCTGGTCTGTCCatgtga
- the LOC116929234 gene encoding ninein isoform X6, producing the protein MEVPEKNSNFHIEDHHSPPSLNESEEDYLRTTWGKLGVGQDGYLDQSQLALVCECIGMEKLSDEVIAQLFDKLDLDHDGRISFGEFLHLFQNVRPGKGDGPIESENYEPNNWGIGSSNRNNGSSVRSEMLMMPSQSTMALFSNIDPAGTGFATYDATVECLRSLGVVHASSLLDALSFRHHPSKRLCLRELVCALQEEMNAGLENGLLANSGPSGAALHAGVLLIQHELSSVRLTVEHASRECEKLRSDLQEANQRSSLLAQEVDENHAKQETIRRTQFKQLEQRHADQLRLVQEVAQADRDQLVSQLQRDLDKRQQQLLQTKEEESRLKESMQTMSEDNARLSAENANLTEKLASSERANGRLIQELDGVSLMAELESRCEALEESQRHSLTEQLSRMSAENLQLRDRTDELSAEIELLRGQLAAARTECVGLGPAWRSEPTMSGAVKRRNGEEEELGVEDHAGKVRKKEAGTGHCSSEESPRPLSDNQNGWKEGGNNVSNDQSLAAQLQEVKHQTSSGPVVNTGASTIKEQLKRVFEKLRLQIVEEFLEGNDSVATLQNQYRNVLLQQEERHAEEKRSLFESHLLKFSALEAQLAETQIRNEDLVQLQTVMEAEHEMELKEVRQQLKRVHSKDSKQEEYENLTEALADLDAALEKELSRDCEHDSTLPEESSTKVEELEKQCKTLENELDSVKVEIVKILIDNEELRLKVRRQQEELEMEQKEAEERMEEKVEFETALLQQRIKQLVRDLEDEKQRNQVEKNALEEDRRDLESRLDMLRTEFDRLDDYWQAKLEEEREIYDQERDSTDEKFRSLELKIKEYEELLGQGDTSSTSSLSTIEERANWEKQLNDLEEESEAQIKQIAQLEAQLEQMQNEKELETIRCRQEADQLTADLQSTKLLLAEAIEREEKLIIKLENLRELLPASKSPPSPHSNRPLSPTPKPGILPPGYSPLKSRGWAKNQRSPASLSPCKSFESTIDGVVDGRQLRRSPSLNSGTSEPHRASRVDISVFQSLNCRLKQQEQRCRELYYALQCQKLRTEQILFDTKAQHHAEITTLETMMKTSEDALRQMSLQHKQTKDKLAASDMLIMELYTENSRLLQTLHLQNLSHSTASGLSM; encoded by the exons ATGGAAGTACcagaaaaaaatagcaattttcACATTGAAGACCACCATTCTCCCCCATCTTTAAATGAAAGTGAAGAAGATTACTTGAGAACGACATGGGGAAAGCTTGGTGTTGGCCAAGATGGCTATCTAGATCAATCTCAATTAGCACTTGTGTGTGAATGTATCGGAATGGAGAAACTGTCAGATGAG GTGATTGCACAGCTCTTTGATAAACTTGACCTCGACCACGATGGTCGTATCAGCTTTGGCGAATTTCTGCATCTTTTCCAAAATGTGAGACCCGGGAAAGGGGATGGACCTATAGAATCCGAA AACTACGAGCCAAATAACTGGGGGATCGGATCTTCCAATCGGAATAACGGGTCGTCAGTACGTTCCGAAATGCTCATGATGCCTTCGCAGTCGACAATGGCTTTATTCTCCAATATTGATCCAGCTGGAACGGG ATTTGCAACTTACGATGCCACAGTTGAATGCCTCCGTTCCCTGGGCGTTGTTCACGCGTCGTCCCTCCTGGATGCTCTTAGCTTCCGCCATCATCCGTCCAAAAGACTTTGCCTTCGCGAACTCGTCTGCGCTCTCCAAGAAGAAATGAATGCCGGATTGGAGAATGGTTTGCTGGCCAACAGCGGACCGAGTGGCGCTGCCTTGCACGCGGGAGTCTTACTCATACAACACGAACTCTCCTCTGTTCG CCTGACAGTGGAACACGCCAGCCGCGAGTGCGAGAAACTCCGAAGTGACCTACAGGAGGCTAACCAGAGGTCGTCCTTACTGGCCCAAGAAGTTGACGAGAACCACGCCAAACAGGAGACGATCCGACGGACACAGTTCAA GCAGTTGGAGCAGCGACACGCCGATCAGCTGCGTTTGGTTCAAGAGGTTGCTCAGGCCGATCGCGATCAGCTGGTGAGTCAGCTCCAACGAGACTTGGACAAACGGCAACAACAGCTGCTTCAAACGAAGGAAGAGGAATCACGACTCAAAGAGTCGATGCAAACGATGAGCGAG GATAACGCGAGATTGTCGGCCGAAAACGCAAATCTGACGGAAAAACTTGCTAGTTCCGAAAGGGCCAACGGTCGTCTCATCCAGGAGCTGGACGGTGTTTCCTTG ATGGCCGAATTAGAGTCACGCTGTGAAGCTTTGGAAGAAAGCCAACGCCATTCCCTCACTGAACAGTTAAGCAGAATGTCAGCCGAGAACCTTCAGCTACGTGACCGCACCGATGAGCTCTCAGCTGAAATCGAATTACTTCGGGGACAGTTGGCAGCCgcaag GACCGAGTGTGTCGGATTAGGTCCAGCATGGCGTTCAGAGCCGACAATGTCTGGTGCGGTCAAACGACGCAACGGCGAAGAGGAAGAATTGGGAGTGGAAGATCATGCGGGCAAAGTCCGCAAGAAGGAGGCGGGAACGGGACACTGCAGTTCAGAGGAATCGCCCCGTCCATTATCTGACAATCAA AACGGATGGAAAGAAGGGGGAAACAATGTGAGTAACGATCAGAGTTTGGCAGCCCAATTGCAAGAAGTCAAGCATCAAACGTCGTCTGGGCCTGTCGTTAACACTGGAGCATCTACCATTAAAGAACAGCTGAAACGTGTCTTTGAAAAATTGCGTCTCCAAATAGTCGAAGAATTCCTAGAG GGAAACGACAGTGTGGCCACCCTGCAGAACCAGTATCGCAACGTATTGCTCCAGCAAGAGGAAAGACACGCGGAGGAGAAACGCAGTTTGTTCGAGTCACACCTGCTCAAATTCTCGGCCCTCGAAGCTCAATTGGCCGAAACGCAAATTAGGAACGAGGATCTAGTTCAACTTCAAACA GTCATGGAAGCTGAACATGAAATGGAATTGAAGGAGGTGCGCCAGCAGCTCAAACGCGTCCATTCCAAGGACTCCAAACAGGAAGAATAC GAGAACCTAACCGAGGCCCTGGCCGATTTGGATGCCGCACTTGAGAAAGAATTGAGCCGGGATTGCGAACACGACTCGACACTGCCGGAAGAAAGTTCCACCAAAGTCGAAGAATTGGAGAAACAGTGCAAAACGCTGGAAAACGAACTCGACTCCGTTAAAG TTGAGATTGTGAAGATATTGATCGATAACGAAGAGCTGCGCCTTAAGGTCAGGCGTCAGCAGGAGGAATTGGAAATGGAGCAAAAAGAGGCGGAAGAGCGAATGGAAGAGAAGGTCGAATTTGAAACGGCATTACTTCAACAGCGAATCAAGCAGCTAGTTCGTGACCTCGAAGATGAGAAACAGAGAAATCAGGTGGAGAAAAATGCATTAGAGGAAGATCGACGTGATTTAGAGTCCCGATTGGATATGCTCCGAACGGAATTCGATCGACTTGATGACTACTGGCAG GCAAAgttagaagaagaaagagaaatctACGATCAGGAAAGAGATTCGACGGACGAGAAGTTTAGATCACTCGAGCTGAAAATCAAAG AATACGAGGAGCTACTCGGACAGGGTGATACATCGAGCACGAGTAGCCTTTCGACCATAGAAGAGAGAGCCAATTGGGAAAAGCAGCTGAACGATTTAGAGGAAGAAAGCGAAGctcaaatcaaacaaattgCTCAGCTCGAAGCGCAGCTAGAACAAATGcagaatgaaaaagaattagaaaCGATCAGGTGCCGACAAGAAGCTGATCAGCTGACGGCCGATCTTCAATCGACGAAATTGCTGTTGGCCGAAGCGATTGAACGAGAGGAAAAGTTAATAAtcaaattggaaaatttgcgGGAATTGCTGCCTGCATCCAAGTCACCTCCAAGTCCTCATTCAAACCGACCTCTGTCACCGACTCCCAAGCCGGGCATCTTACCTCCGGGCTATTCTCCATTGAAAAGCAGAGGCTGGGCCAAGAATCAACGGTCACCAGCATCCCTGTCACCTTGCAAGTCTTTCGAATCTACTATAGATGGCGTCGTCGATGGTAGACAG TTGAGGAGATCTCCATCATTAAACAGCGGAACATCTGAGCCTCATCGAGCTTCACGTGTCGATATAAGCGTTTTCCAATCTCTCAACTGTCGTTTGAAGCAGCAGGAGCAGCGTTGCAGGGAACTCTACTACGCCCTGCAGTGCCAAAAACTTCGTACAGAACAAATCTTGTTTG ataCCAAAGCTCAACACCATGCAGAGATAACTACCCTTGAGACGATGATGAAGACTTCTGAAGATGCATTACGTCAGATGTCGCTTCAACATAAACAAACG AAGGACAAATTGGCCGCCTCTGACATGCTTATCATGGAGCTTTACACGGAGAATTCTCGACTCTTGCAAACTTTACATTTGCAAAACCTGTCCCACAGTACGGCATCTGGTCTGTCCatgtga
- the LOC116929234 gene encoding ninein isoform X3 — protein MEVPEKNSNFHIEDHHSPPSLNESEEDYLRTTWGKLGVGQDGYLDQSQLALVCECIGMEKLSDEVIAQLFDKLDLDHDGRISFGEFLHLFQNVRPGKGDGPIESENYEPNNWGIGSSNRNNGSSVRSEMLMMPSQSTMALFSNIDPAGTGFATYDATVECLRSLGVVHASSLLDALSFRHHPSKRLCLRELVCALQEEMNAGLENGLLANSGPSGAALHAGVLLIQHELSSVRLTVEHASRECEKLRSDLQEANQRSSLLAQEVDENHAKQETIRRTQFKQLEQRHADQLRLVQEVAQADRDQLVSQLQRDLDKRQQQLLQTKEEESRLKESMQTMSEDNARLSAENANLTEKLASSERANGRLIQELDGVSLMAELESRCEALEESQRHSLTEQLSRMSAENLQLRDRTDELSAEIELLRGQLAAARTECVGLGPAWRSEPTMSGAVKRRNGEEEELGVEDHAGKVRKKEAGTGHCSSEESPRPLSDNQNGWKEGGNNVSNDQSLAAQLQEVKHQTSSGPVVNTGASTIKEQLKRVFEKLRLQIVEEFLEGNDSVATLQNQYRNVLLQQEERHAEEKRSLFESHLLKFSALEAQLAETQIRNEDLVQLQTVMEAEHEMELKEVRQQLKRVHSKDSKQEEYLHVQPELTPLFQLLRENLTEALADLDAALEKELSRDCEHDSTLPEESSTKVEELEKQCKTLENELDSVKVEIVKILIDNEELRLKVRRQQEELEMEQKEAEERMEEKVEFETALLQQRIKQLVRDLEDEKQRNQVEKNALEEDRRDLESRLDMLRTEFDRLDDYWQAKLEEEREIYDQERDSTDEKFRSLELKIKEYEELLGQGDTSSTSSLSTIEERANWEKQLNDLEEESEAQIKQIAQLEAQLEQMQNEKELETIRCRQEADQLTADLQSTKLLLAEAIEREEKLIIKLENLRELLPASKSPPSPHSNRPLSPTPKPGILPPGYSPLKSRGWAKNQRSPASLSPCKSFESTIDGVVDGRQLRRSPSLNSGTSEPHRASRVDISVFQSLNCRLKQQEQRCRELYYALQCQKLRTEQILFDTKAQHHAEITTLETMMKTSEDALRQMSLQHKQTKDKLAASDMLIMELYTENSRLLQTLHLQNLSHSTASGLSM, from the exons ATGGAAGTACcagaaaaaaatagcaattttcACATTGAAGACCACCATTCTCCCCCATCTTTAAATGAAAGTGAAGAAGATTACTTGAGAACGACATGGGGAAAGCTTGGTGTTGGCCAAGATGGCTATCTAGATCAATCTCAATTAGCACTTGTGTGTGAATGTATCGGAATGGAGAAACTGTCAGATGAG GTGATTGCACAGCTCTTTGATAAACTTGACCTCGACCACGATGGTCGTATCAGCTTTGGCGAATTTCTGCATCTTTTCCAAAATGTGAGACCCGGGAAAGGGGATGGACCTATAGAATCCGAA AACTACGAGCCAAATAACTGGGGGATCGGATCTTCCAATCGGAATAACGGGTCGTCAGTACGTTCCGAAATGCTCATGATGCCTTCGCAGTCGACAATGGCTTTATTCTCCAATATTGATCCAGCTGGAACGGG ATTTGCAACTTACGATGCCACAGTTGAATGCCTCCGTTCCCTGGGCGTTGTTCACGCGTCGTCCCTCCTGGATGCTCTTAGCTTCCGCCATCATCCGTCCAAAAGACTTTGCCTTCGCGAACTCGTCTGCGCTCTCCAAGAAGAAATGAATGCCGGATTGGAGAATGGTTTGCTGGCCAACAGCGGACCGAGTGGCGCTGCCTTGCACGCGGGAGTCTTACTCATACAACACGAACTCTCCTCTGTTCG CCTGACAGTGGAACACGCCAGCCGCGAGTGCGAGAAACTCCGAAGTGACCTACAGGAGGCTAACCAGAGGTCGTCCTTACTGGCCCAAGAAGTTGACGAGAACCACGCCAAACAGGAGACGATCCGACGGACACAGTTCAA GCAGTTGGAGCAGCGACACGCCGATCAGCTGCGTTTGGTTCAAGAGGTTGCTCAGGCCGATCGCGATCAGCTGGTGAGTCAGCTCCAACGAGACTTGGACAAACGGCAACAACAGCTGCTTCAAACGAAGGAAGAGGAATCACGACTCAAAGAGTCGATGCAAACGATGAGCGAG GATAACGCGAGATTGTCGGCCGAAAACGCAAATCTGACGGAAAAACTTGCTAGTTCCGAAAGGGCCAACGGTCGTCTCATCCAGGAGCTGGACGGTGTTTCCTTG ATGGCCGAATTAGAGTCACGCTGTGAAGCTTTGGAAGAAAGCCAACGCCATTCCCTCACTGAACAGTTAAGCAGAATGTCAGCCGAGAACCTTCAGCTACGTGACCGCACCGATGAGCTCTCAGCTGAAATCGAATTACTTCGGGGACAGTTGGCAGCCgcaag GACCGAGTGTGTCGGATTAGGTCCAGCATGGCGTTCAGAGCCGACAATGTCTGGTGCGGTCAAACGACGCAACGGCGAAGAGGAAGAATTGGGAGTGGAAGATCATGCGGGCAAAGTCCGCAAGAAGGAGGCGGGAACGGGACACTGCAGTTCAGAGGAATCGCCCCGTCCATTATCTGACAATCAA AACGGATGGAAAGAAGGGGGAAACAATGTGAGTAACGATCAGAGTTTGGCAGCCCAATTGCAAGAAGTCAAGCATCAAACGTCGTCTGGGCCTGTCGTTAACACTGGAGCATCTACCATTAAAGAACAGCTGAAACGTGTCTTTGAAAAATTGCGTCTCCAAATAGTCGAAGAATTCCTAGAG GGAAACGACAGTGTGGCCACCCTGCAGAACCAGTATCGCAACGTATTGCTCCAGCAAGAGGAAAGACACGCGGAGGAGAAACGCAGTTTGTTCGAGTCACACCTGCTCAAATTCTCGGCCCTCGAAGCTCAATTGGCCGAAACGCAAATTAGGAACGAGGATCTAGTTCAACTTCAAACA GTCATGGAAGCTGAACATGAAATGGAATTGAAGGAGGTGCGCCAGCAGCTCAAACGCGTCCATTCCAAGGACTCCAAACAGGAAGAATAC CTGCACGTACAGCCAGAACTAACCCCTCTGTTTCAACTACTACGG GAGAACCTAACCGAGGCCCTGGCCGATTTGGATGCCGCACTTGAGAAAGAATTGAGCCGGGATTGCGAACACGACTCGACACTGCCGGAAGAAAGTTCCACCAAAGTCGAAGAATTGGAGAAACAGTGCAAAACGCTGGAAAACGAACTCGACTCCGTTAAAG TTGAGATTGTGAAGATATTGATCGATAACGAAGAGCTGCGCCTTAAGGTCAGGCGTCAGCAGGAGGAATTGGAAATGGAGCAAAAAGAGGCGGAAGAGCGAATGGAAGAGAAGGTCGAATTTGAAACGGCATTACTTCAACAGCGAATCAAGCAGCTAGTTCGTGACCTCGAAGATGAGAAACAGAGAAATCAGGTGGAGAAAAATGCATTAGAGGAAGATCGACGTGATTTAGAGTCCCGATTGGATATGCTCCGAACGGAATTCGATCGACTTGATGACTACTGGCAG GCAAAgttagaagaagaaagagaaatctACGATCAGGAAAGAGATTCGACGGACGAGAAGTTTAGATCACTCGAGCTGAAAATCAAAG AATACGAGGAGCTACTCGGACAGGGTGATACATCGAGCACGAGTAGCCTTTCGACCATAGAAGAGAGAGCCAATTGGGAAAAGCAGCTGAACGATTTAGAGGAAGAAAGCGAAGctcaaatcaaacaaattgCTCAGCTCGAAGCGCAGCTAGAACAAATGcagaatgaaaaagaattagaaaCGATCAGGTGCCGACAAGAAGCTGATCAGCTGACGGCCGATCTTCAATCGACGAAATTGCTGTTGGCCGAAGCGATTGAACGAGAGGAAAAGTTAATAAtcaaattggaaaatttgcgGGAATTGCTGCCTGCATCCAAGTCACCTCCAAGTCCTCATTCAAACCGACCTCTGTCACCGACTCCCAAGCCGGGCATCTTACCTCCGGGCTATTCTCCATTGAAAAGCAGAGGCTGGGCCAAGAATCAACGGTCACCAGCATCCCTGTCACCTTGCAAGTCTTTCGAATCTACTATAGATGGCGTCGTCGATGGTAGACAG TTGAGGAGATCTCCATCATTAAACAGCGGAACATCTGAGCCTCATCGAGCTTCACGTGTCGATATAAGCGTTTTCCAATCTCTCAACTGTCGTTTGAAGCAGCAGGAGCAGCGTTGCAGGGAACTCTACTACGCCCTGCAGTGCCAAAAACTTCGTACAGAACAAATCTTGTTTG ataCCAAAGCTCAACACCATGCAGAGATAACTACCCTTGAGACGATGATGAAGACTTCTGAAGATGCATTACGTCAGATGTCGCTTCAACATAAACAAACG AAGGACAAATTGGCCGCCTCTGACATGCTTATCATGGAGCTTTACACGGAGAATTCTCGACTCTTGCAAACTTTACATTTGCAAAACCTGTCCCACAGTACGGCATCTGGTCTGTCCatgtga